A genomic region of Nitrospirota bacterium contains the following coding sequences:
- a CDS encoding kinase/pyrophosphorylase, with translation MEGEKTQTTAPHLHLVSDATGETLNSVARACLVQFEGVEPREHVWSLVRTPSQMERVVEGIRQHPGPVIMTIINDSLRARLVEGCRELGVPCIPVLDPVIHTLAAYFGVTIRGRPGLQHALDAEYFERIEAVNFALSNDDGQQTERLRDADLIVLGVSRTSKTPTCIYLANRGIRAANVPVVPGIPLPDALFQLKDTLIVGLTKDPQQLVQVR, from the coding sequence CCGGCGAGACGCTCAATTCCGTCGCTCGCGCCTGCCTGGTGCAGTTCGAAGGGGTGGAGCCGCGCGAGCACGTCTGGAGCCTGGTGCGCACGCCCAGCCAGATGGAGCGCGTGGTCGAAGGCATTCGCCAGCACCCGGGCCCGGTGATCATGACCATCATCAACGATTCCCTGCGCGCCCGGCTGGTCGAGGGCTGCCGCGAGCTGGGCGTGCCCTGCATCCCTGTCCTGGACCCGGTGATCCACACACTGGCCGCCTACTTCGGCGTCACGATCCGGGGCCGGCCCGGCCTGCAACACGCCCTGGACGCCGAGTATTTCGAGCGGATCGAGGCAGTGAACTTCGCGCTATCCAACGACGACGGTCAGCAGACCGAACGCCTGCGCGACGCCGACCTGATCGTCCTGGGCGTCTCGCGCACCTCCAAGACGCCGACCTGCATCTATCTCGCCAACCGCGGGATCCGGGCGGCCAACGTCCCGGTCGTCCCCGGCATTCCGCTGCCCGATGCGCTCTTTCAGTTGAAGGACACGCTGATCGTCGGCCTGACCAAGGACCCGCAGCAGCTTGTCCAGGTACGC